The following coding sequences lie in one Cannabis sativa cultivar Pink pepper isolate KNU-18-1 chromosome 5, ASM2916894v1, whole genome shotgun sequence genomic window:
- the LOC133038271 gene encoding uncharacterized protein LOC133038271 has protein sequence MATIDKSCTKIRNRGCHEFWNGLQAFLAMTSEHKDCDGRIRCPCVRCINSRFEKIDRVRAHVFDRGFMQGYEKWIYHGEPEDAVVDVAVADVESEDEMIPILEDFFPSTTEEPQGEDEQPTTNPQFDDLFEEIEAELYPGCDWISSLNFLAKLLHLKVRGKIPNNIFEELLKLLKFVFPKENNIPSTYYEAKKRLKKLGLGYDNIDVCLYNCCLFYKENASKEACPVCGTSRWVTSENGKGKKVPCKVMRYFPLTPRLKRLYSSRITAKSMIWHHTGKSKDDGVLRHPVDGLAWKDFDAKHPEFARDPRNVRLGLADGFNPFGNMSLAYSMWPVVLANYNLPPWLCMKDNYFLLSTLIPGAKSPGKDMDIFLRPLVDELKELWNNGVATRDSSTNSKFTMRAALLWTVNDFPARSSLSGWSGQGYKACPTCNEDTTSIRVIGKTSYVGHRRFLPSNHAMRRDTRFDGKVERRPPPRRFTCEEILSQVNALEPQIPGHHENFGGVKRRRVAENCNWRKKSIFYELEYWSTNILKHNIDVMHVEKNVCDSLLGTILDNDKSKDTTNARHDLKKMGIRESLWIYEDGNGRLMKRHAPYVLTREKRQLFLSVC, from the coding sequence ATGGCGACAATCGATAAGTCTTGTACCAAAATCAGAAATCGTGGTTGCCATGAATTTTGGAATGGTCTACAAGCCTTTTTAGCAATGACATCAGAACATAAGGATTGTGATGGACGAATACGATGTCCTTGTGTGAGATGTATAAATagtaggtttgaaaaaatagataggGTTAGAGCACACGTATTTGATCGAGGTTTTATGCAAGGATATGAGAAATGGATTTATCACGGGGAGCCTGAGGATGCCGTCGTTGATGTAGCAGTTGCCGATGTTGAATCAGAGGATGAAATGATTCCTATTTTAGAAGACTTCTTTCCCTCGACAACTGAGGAACCACAAGGAGAAGATGAACAACCAACCACAAACCCACAATTTGATGACTTATTTGAGGAAATTGAAGCTGAATTGTATCCCGGTTGTGATTGGATTTCATCTCTTAACTTTTTAGCAAAGCTATTGCATTTAAAAGTTAGGGGAAAAATTCCTAATAACATCTTTGAAGAATTATTGAAGCTTTTAAAGTTTGTGTTTCCGaaggaaaataatattccaTCAACTTACTACGAGGCAAAAAAGAGATTGAAGAAATTAGGCTTGGGTTATGATAATATCGATGTCTGTTTGTATAATTGTTGCTTATTTTATAAGGAAAATGCATCCAAGGAGGCTTGTCCAGTTTGCGGAACTAGTCGTTGGGTTACTTCCGAGAACGGGAAAGGAAAAAAAGTTCCTTGCAAAGTCATGCGATACTTTCCGTTAACACCTCGACTTAAAAGATTATATAGTTCGAGGATTACAGCGAAAAGCATGATATGGCATCATACtggaaaatcaaaagatgatggGGTGTTGCGACACCCGGTCGATGGTTTAGCTTGGAAAGACTTTGATGCAAAACATCCCGAGTTTGCAAGGGACCCAAGAAATGTTCGACTTGGGTTAGCCGATGgatttaatccatttggcaacatgagtcTTGCATACAGCATGTGGCCAGTGGTGTTGGCTAACTATAATCTACCACCTTGGTTATGTAtgaaagataattattttttgctcTCTACCCTAATTCCtggtgcaaaatctccaggtaaagacatggatatatttttaagaCCTTTGGTGGATGAATTAAAGGAGTTGTGGAATAATGGGGTAGCAACGAGAGATAGTTCGACCAACTCGAAGTTCACCATGCGTGCTGCGCTTTTGTGGACAGTGAATGATTTTCCTGCTCGTAGTAGCTTGTCTGGGTGGAGTGGTCAAGGTTACAAAGCTTGCCCTACTTGTAATGAAGACACGACGTCCATTCGAGTGATCGGGAAGACATCATATGTTGGTCATCGAAGGTTCTTGCCAAGTAACCATGCAATGAGAAGGGATACTCGATTTGATGGTAAAGTTGAAAGAAGACCTCCTCCAAGACGATTTACTTGTGAAGAAATATTATCACAAGTTAATGCTCTCGAACCCCAAATTCCCGGACATCATGAAAATTTTGGGGGCGTGAAACGTAGAAGAGTTGCAGAAAATTGTAATTGgaggaaaaaaagtattttctacGAGTTGGAGTATTGGAGCACGAATATTTTAAAACACAACATTGATGTGATGCATGTTGAGAAGAATGTGTGTGATAGTCTCCTAGGAACCATCTTGGATAATGATAAATCAAAGGACACAACCAATGCGCGCCATGATTTAAAGAAGATGGGTATTAGGGAATCGTTGTGGATTTATGAAGATGGGAATGGGAGGCTAATGAAACGGCATGCTCCTTATGTTTTGACTCGTGAGAAAAGACAACTTTTTTTGTCAGTTTGTTAA